In Antedon mediterranea chromosome 10, ecAntMedi1.1, whole genome shotgun sequence, one genomic interval encodes:
- the LOC140060733 gene encoding ficolin-2-like translates to MLAFYYNYYYFMKVFQRREDGSMNFYRNWAAYKVGFRNFNGEHWLGNDNIYRLRSDGHFELRVGMSTFEGGSAYAHYDNFRIGDERSNYILTFGTYSGNAGDSLAEHNNQKFSTFDQDNDSSSRSCAVDFKGAWWYGSDHDSNLNGLYLGGINSQSHQGVIWAHYKGDYYSLKTTVMKIRRV, encoded by the exons ATGTTAGCTttctattacaattattattattttatgaagGTTTTTCAGAGACGAGAAGATGGATCTATGAATTTCTATAGAAATTGGGCAGCATACAAGGTAGGGTTTCGGAATTTTAATGGTGAGCACTGGCTTGGTAATGATAACATTTATCGTCTTAGATCTGATGGTCACTTTGAATTGAGAGTGGGCATGTCAACATTTGAAGGAGGATCAGCATACGCTCACTATGACAACTTTCGAATAGGTGATGAGAGAAGTAACTACATACTGACATTTGGCACTTACAGTGGCAATGCAG gaGACTCATTGGCGGAACATAACAATCAAAAGTTTTCAACATTCGACCAAGACAATGACTCGTCTTCACGATCATGTGCTGTGGATTTCAAAGGAGCCTGGTGGTATGGTTCCGATCATGATTCAAATCTGAATGGATTGTACTTGGGTGGTATAAATAGTCAGTCTCACCAAGGTGTGATTTGGGCACATTATAAAGGAGATTACTACTCCTTGAAAACTACTGTGATGAAGATACGTAGAGTTTAA